The DNA window ataacttttaactattttgcaaatatatttaataaatagtttgatgGATTGAAACAATGGTATTTAAGTCTcaataaatctttttttttatgaataagtcTCAATAAATCTGATAAAAGATTTATGAAGGGAACTTATTCGCGAAGGAAACTTACTCATAAAATTTATGACCATTTTTTTCAGTGGTATAGCTATTTTGAGaataaacaaaacataaaaatctcctttatttttaactatGGAGATTTACCAACTGTGAGATTTTCTAATTTTGTTTCTGCAATTTATACGTGTCTTGTTTTTTCTTTAAAGAATCCTTTGCAAATCTATCTAATTTTTGAAAGAGAAACAGAGACATACTTACCAGCTTTTTATCCACCATTAATGAGTTTGCATGAGATTTTAATAATCAAGCCATGTGAAGTTAAATATCTTTTTGCAGCTTTTAATCCTATGTTTAGATCAGAACCTATAAAAAGTTCACAACTCACTAACACAAGTCTTTATTAAAACATGAATTGTTTTGTTCCTTTTAAGATTAGGAATGTTTATTTCATACAACTAGTCGACGTAAAAACAGAtttagaatatttattttatacaacGGTCGACGTCGTTTTTACAACGAATTAATGAACATTTATGATAATAAGAtattgtttatcttttattattagatATTCTAGTATTATAAACGtcttgttaatttattttacgaacGAATGACGTGATAAAACCGTAGCATTATATAATAATGTTAAAATTTGGGCACTTTTGTCTTTTATTAGTGTCTTGTTTATGTGATAGGACCTttcatttaatctttttaacttGTCCTCAGAAAAGCTCTTTTACTAATAAGCTTCACGATTAACCAGCTGACACATAATATTGGTCTTTTGTACTTGctgtctttattttatttttattttcttcacgCTTTCGGTTTCTAAAGTCAGGAGtccttttcttcatttttattttcttcctttTAAAATACACTTAAAGGTCAagttaaaactttaaaataagggttaattacatataaaatcaccacctttacacgaattttcaaaaataacacgacctttaaaacgtgtcaattcagggcatcacctttcatttcttttcaaaaataacatgggcacattttttgataaaattttgctgacttggacacccaatgaaagtgccacgtgtcacgccacgtcagcaaaaatgccactaaaaatgtgcccgtgttatttttgaaaagaaatgaaaggtggtgccctgaattgccacattttaaaggtcgtgttatttttgcaatttcgtgtaaaggtggtgattttatatgtaattaacccttaaaataattaacttatgGCATTCCATGGTTACACGTGTCTCCCGTTGACGTGGAATGTGCTGGACGTTAGGGTTCAATCAGTTTTTTTTCAAGTCTTTTGAAATTTGGTTAATATTAGGGGgaatattgtattttatttggAATTTGTTTAAGACATGCATGCAAAACttacatataaatattataaaaaaaaaataaggtaGTTATGGAGTGGAGCCAGAGGAAGAAACTAAATGCATTGTATAATTCGTCTAAAGTTGTTTGAAACATTTAAACTCTAGCTCACGTCAATTTCATCTGAATCGGATGAtagaaacgtttcaaaagttggCCATGCATTGCCTAGTCATTCTAtctcttatttttctttttaggcctaatcactcaaaaacccctcacctttaaactttttttcaattctaccccgacgttgaaaatttgtcaattttacccacttttgaattttccgttttcaattgtaccccaatattttaatttttgttaatttttttacttaaatgatgaaatcattcaattaattaagtctaaacatgaaattaaattcttttttattcaaaaaagtacaaatacgtcctttattttaaaaaactaactaaaaaccataatcaaattaacactaatttaaattcttaattaatttaactaaatttaaataaattttaaaaatatacaattaatatatgcaagacatggagaatgttttaaacaaatttccaaacgcaaaagacgttaatttaatttttcagggtacaattgaaaaataaaaatgcaaaatagggtaaaactgacaaattttcaacgtcagggtatgattgaaaaggggctaaaaggtcggggttttttaagacattaggccttctttttattattattatttccttTTCTCTGACTCTACATCTTCTGTTATATcagttaatattaaattttaaaaaaaactatgtaTTTTGAAAGAGACATTTCTTAAAACCTTAAAGCAATTTTAACACTATGATGTATAATTATATAGTGAAATAGTAAGTAACAAACTAAGCTTATGTTGTTCACAATCAACTTAATTTATGCCTTTAATTAGGGTCATAGATATGAGACTTCCGCAGTACTTTGTAATTTTTTCGGGTTAACATTatggccaaatgtcgtaaaaatgtcaaacctttcataaaaatttcacaaaagtcctaacCTTTTAAtattgtcgattttggccaaaaactgattatttggtttcacaaaagtcctaacctttcaattttgtcgattttggccaaaaatgaattatttggtttcacaaaagtcctgacctttcaatgtatgtgcatgccacgtaggttccacataggcaaattgaaatcaaattgagagttgatcacaattgaaaccaaataatctgtttttggtcaaaatcgataaaattaaaaggtcaggacttttatgaaacttttatgaaagtttgacctttttacgatATTTAGCCTAACATTATTAAGCtatatactttattttaaaatgaaacatttaaataacGTGACAAAAATTACAAGGCATGCATTTTTGTGTTGTCGACATAAGCAATATAGTACCGAAATCATTTAATATTTCTTGTTACTAGAAAAATAGATATTTGGTTACTgagatgaaaataaaataaaattataatcgtTCTATATGAATTGGTAGCCACGAAATTTATTAACcgaaatattttattatcaaatatGGAGTAGCATATTATTGCTCCTTCAAATGGACAAGCTGATGAAGACCACGATGATGACGAATGTCACTGTCagtgtatatttatatttgtatattttaatatttcatgGGAGTTCCCTTAAAGGGACCCATTGTTTTGGAAATGAAAAGAATGATTATAAATAGAAGATAATTGAAATTATAGGGCAACATTCCAAATTCAAAGACTTGGTAATGTTCTCACTTAGGAAAACATAATAATTTGTGTTGTGATTTTACTGATAAGTTGCTCTATTTTTGGCTCTAATTTTACGTAGATGTTCAAGATAAATATTGCAAAGTTCAATCAGGCTATgggatttcaaagattacctTCCAACAAACAGAAAATGCAGAATGTCAATCGCTCGAAAAATGTAAGGGCATCAAGTCTAAGCGGAATCAGTCCCGTTGATGTAAATTACAACTCATGGATGGTAAGTCATAAGTTAGTAGTACGTGTATGCTAAGTAATCAAGGAACAGCATGATGGCTAAAGTGAATTTCGATTTTATCAGGAGGAACATCCTTCCGCATTGGGCTCATTCGATCAGATGATGAGAGCGGCAAAAGGGAAGAAGATCGCCATTTTTTTAGATTATGATGGTACTCTCTCTCCGATTGTCGATAATCCTGATCATGCCTTCATGTCTGATGAGGTAAACATAATAATGTGTATGTAAAAACAAATACATGTTCAATAGAAGTTGTATATTATATGTGAACGACATTGCTAAAGCTAGAAACTACTGTCGTGTTTTCTGCTCACAGATGCGCGCAGCAGTACGAGAAGTTTCAAAGTATTTTCCAACTGCTATAATCAGTGGTAGGAGCAGAGATAAGGTAACAACAGAATCTATTTTGTAACTTCTACATTTTATTACGAATACGATTAATAAATGGATCGTGTTTGTGTTGACCTAATCGTGTCAACATAGTGGACGTCAACCCACTTTGACACTACTATTTTGCTGTCTAAGGAAGAGTCAATATCTTGATACATACTATCCCTATTTTGACACAGGTAAAAGAATTTGTAAAGTTAAGTAATGTATACTATGCCGGAAGCCATGGCATGGACATTATGGCACCACCAAGGCCAGTGAAGTCCTGCGATGGGAAATGCCATGCTGTTTCCACTGACAAAAAGGTAACACATTCTTCGTCTTTGAATGATTTTGGAGGCTTTCTGCGTGATTATCCGTACAGATCAGATGAGTTGATATTTTTGGAAGACAGAACATGTTTTTCCCTGTAACTAACAAATACTCTGTTCAATTTTGTAGGGGAATGAAGTTCGCTTCCAACCTGCACATAAATATTTGCCTGCGATGCAGAAGGTAAGCTATAAAATTCCAGCCTTATTAGAGATCAAGTAGAACTATGATTCCGTCTTACTTGCACAGACAACACCATATATGAAAACTTCATGGCTACATCTTGTTATTCAATAACAAGTAATTTTTTTGTGACAGATACTGACAGAACTGAAAGAGAAAGTCATAAAAATACAAGGTGCCAGAGTAGAAGATAATAGATTTTGCGTCTCCGTACATTATAGGCTGGTTAGAGAAGAGGTAATGTCATATGTATGCTGTATTGTGGTACAAATCATTACAGGAAACAAATTAGATACCTTCATTACACTAATCTAGTTCTGTTCATTGTTTTGGATATATGAAAAGTATTCTAACATAGAATTGTTGTTGAACAGGATTATGAATTATTAGAAGAGAAGGTTAAGTCCGTGCTTGGCAATTATCCAGATTTTCATTTGAATTGGGGTAAAAAGGTAGggatttatcttttaattttatgccTAAGATTTTACAAGATTTTCTCTTATATAGTAATACCTATGTGAAAATTCATATGAAGGTAATGGAAATACGGCCATCAATAGAATGGGACAAAGGTCATGCACTCGAATATTTACTTGACACTCTAGGATTGAGCAATTCCAATGATGTTCTTCCGGTCTATATTGGAGATGATCGAACTGATGAAGATGCTTTCAAGGTATATAACCTAAGAGAAAATTATCATTTAAGACCATGTTCTTCCGGTATCAgctattaatatataatttagaatTCTCATTTCGATTTATAGTGTTCTTCCGATAACATGGATTAAAAAAAACGGTCCAGAATAAAATGATTTACCTTGACAGTCAAGGATCAGTTGGGTTAATCTTTTTTAACATGTCTATACCTCCGAGTTCTCAATGTCATCTGAAGATATAGAAAATTATCAGTTAGTTACCGATCGAAAGCTATTGCTTTTGTTACAAAGAAAGCAAGTGattcaaaactttcaaaaagaaATACAGTAGAGCAAAATGCTGCAAACTAAAAGTTTATGTATGttcaacaaaagatttcaatTAGAATCATTCATTCATGGTCCCAAGTTTCCTTAAGTACTTAAATgatattgtttaaattttgcAGGTCATTCGAAAAAGGGGTGAAGGCTATCCAATAATTGTGACATCCAGTCCGAAGGATACTAAAGCTTCATACTCCTTGAATGACCCGTCGGAAGTGTTAACTTTCCTGTTACGGCTAGCAAGGTGGAGGAAGTCTTCTAGTTCGAGTAGATCACTAGCCCAAATATGGGGTGTAGGTAACTGACATCAAGTTTTAGTATTAGGTACAAATAAACAGGTTCGTGTAGATAAAGTGAATTGGAAGGGAATCTGTGGAAGGAAAGCGAGTCTTTTTTTAGCGTCTGATCCTCCCGCTCCCGAACCAGCTATCCGATTTGACACAGTGTGTGTATCAGTGTATGTAAATTACCTTTCAGTAACAGACTCAAAAAGGGGAATCAAAAAGAAGTTATGAAATTGTCCTTCTAGAAGGGAATTTAGCTTTGTTCTTTTGGTGTTTGGTGTGATTAGGAATGTAATATCTTATAATATATCTATGTTTAAATGCTCAAAAGATTATGAAAAACCTGACTCATTGATAAAATTCTCTACTTACCAACCAATCCCATCAGGCATCACAAGTAAATAAGCAATTTTATGATTATGCAGTGGTGTATATGTGTGTTTCGAATTATAGCTCtcatttatgttttatataaaatcaatCCAAGTGTTAAAACCGTATATTGGTTTCCGAAAGTAAGTTCTGTAAACAAACGGAGCTATTGTAGTTCAGCTTTCAGCTCGATAACAGCTCGTTCATTTGTATTCTAAATAAATCGAGCttgaatttgattttatgttcgcTTATGTTCAAAGCTCGTATAATTGTTTATGAACAAATTCGTTTATAagctcgattaagagttcgtGGCTCCTAAgtattattctattttatacCTGAAATCAACTTATTAATCTAAAACATCAAGCAAAACGCATCGAAAGAATTCCAAACGCTTATTTTGTCACCGGAAATTGCAggatttatcaaaaaattaatcatcCAGCAGCAAAATAAtcgaaaaacaaaattattcaGAATTGAATTTGAAACATAATCCAAAAAAAATAGCTCATAATACTCACAATTTCATTGAGTTGAACTGACATTAATCCTCTGGGCTTTTTGATCGAGTGAATTCAAAAATGTCAGCGATCAAACAGTGAGCTGAATTAAGTGCTTATAAAGAGAGTGGAACGACGTCGATTCGTCTATAAGTATGACTCGTCGTCTATTATTTAGCGCCAATCCATTTGTCGCgcttttaattagttaatttttttgataattttgggggagcgcttgtgagaGAAATCGAACCCACAGCTTAGCGCTTATACCTTTTGAACTAAAGCtcattagttaattaattaattagtttggCTTAAAGATACTAATGTTTCCTCCCAGACGACGTCTTCTTTTCGACGTCGTTTTGTTTCTTTGGACTGACATCAGGCCTCTGGCCTTTTGGTGACCTTCCCGCCATATGAAATGGGCTTTGTTGTCTAATTTTTGAGTCCATCTCATTGTATGAAGAGAAAATTAGGGAATtacataaataagtaaaataatagCAAATACCTACCGCAATTTGTGGACTTAACTTTCATACCTAACCGCCTCAACCAATTACTTTTATACCctgatttatttgtttttatacctAAATAATACTCCACGTGTTTTCATTGTAACAaacttcttcttcctcctcaaAACTTTCAGCTCATCTTTTCTTCTCTTTTCCAGATCTCAAAATCACGAATTCTCTCTTCAATATTCTGTCAGATTTACTCGATATACTGCTACATTATTCAAATTCATTCATTACGATCATCAATAACTGCGAATTCAGCAAAAAACGGTAAAAATTTGTTCAATCGAAttgttttacagttttagtatgtttaattaggtttcagagatttttcgaacattttatctaatttaaaacgtaataaaatttatattacaattGCAAACTGTTTCAttcgtttattttttttatcgttttttatattatcgtattcatataatttctattttagtttatatgtttttacaACAGTTGATAACAGCTTCAATGATATGTTTCATTAAAACTGATCTAAATTAAAAACGTATAGATCTGTTGCAAACGgtaaaaactaaacaaaacagtttattattatataaaataaagtatagtacAGTTTCTAATAGTATAAAATGAATTATAACAGTTTCAATGTGTATAAACctaatttttgaataaaatttaattttatatcaaatatttttaattattttaaagtttaaagcaGTTGCATATGTCATTTACATTTGTTGACAACAGTTGACATTAGTTTAAATCTTATTTTACATGAAAATATATCTATTGTAGGTTTAAATGTTgaaattagtttaaatgttGATTGACATTAGTTTAAATGTTAGTTGATATATTGTTTAACATTAGTTTAAATGTAAGTTTACATGTGTTTACAATAGTTGACATTAGTTTTAATCAGTATAATTTAGATTTTCtaattatttagatttttttatgttatcagattcatacatttttttatgttatcagattCATACAATAGTTGATAACAGGTGCaataatctaataattaaataaaacagtttataattatataaaataaagtatagtacAGTTTCTAAGagtatcaaataaattataacagTTTCAATGTGTATAAACctaatttctaaataaaaattatttttatatcaaatatttttctatattttaaagtttaaagcaGTTGCATATGTCATTTACATGTGTTTACAATAGTTGACATCAGTTTAAATCTTATTTTACATGAAAATATATCTATTGTAGGTTTAAATGTTGACATTAGTTTAAATGTTGATTGACATTAGTTTAAATGTTAGTTGATATATTGTTTAACATTAGTTTAAATGTAAGTTTACAGGTGTTTACAATAATTGACATTAGTTTTAATcagtataattttgattttctaattattttaatttttttatattatcagaTTCATAcattttctgttttattttaatttgtgtttaCAATAGTTGATAACAGTtgcaataatttaaaaactaaacaaaacagtttataattatataaaataaagtatagtacAGTTTATAACAGTATCTAAATTATTTACTACTTTAATTTTTACTTCAGGAATGGAAgatttacagattttattacAATATGATGGCTCATGGGAAGATAATTCATCTTATTCAAATTATAGAGTATCTGGAATCATATTACCAAAGAATTGTAACTTCACAAATCTTGTTGATATAATCTCTACTGAAATGAAGATTCAgcttaaacaaaataaattagttattaaGTACAAAATCAGTGATGATTGTCCTCCAATAAGTATTGAAGATGATGCAGGTCTTACATTCTACAAAGAGCTTAAGAGAAAAGATAATGACATTACAAAATATAGAATATGTGTAACATTAGAGAAAAAGAGGAAAAGAGTCTATTCTAGTGAGACATCAAATGCAACTGTAAACCAAGATAACATGGAATTGGTTTTACAAAATAACATGTTGTCTATGGAAGGAGAATCTTCAGCATTAAGAGAGACATCAGAGAATAGCATGAATATGATTGAATATGCAAATCTTTTATCTGATATTGGAGAGACATATCTTGAGGAAGACTTCCAAGAATTTGTTCAAGGTTCAAGGGATATAGAAATTGGGAAAAAGTACAGGGATAAAAATTCATTGAAGAGTGAAATAAGCCTCTATGCACTATCAAAACATTTTCAATTCAAGGtacatataatttattagaTTACTTTTTATTACTACTGTTTCTTTAACAGTTTACAACAGTTTCTAACAGTTTATAAATCAATATCCTTTTTAGTTTATAACCGTGTAGTACATTTTCAAATATAGTTTCGAAGTGTTTATATAACAGTTTCAATTGTTTTGTACTTCCTAAACTGTATTCAACCGTTTACAACACATGCATACAGTTTAAAAGTTCGTTTCATATACAGTTTCTAATGGTGTACAACATGGTTTATAACAGGTAATCAGATCATGCACAAGGCAATACAGGTTAAAATGTGTTGATGAAGAATGTCAATGGAATCTATACGCTTCAAAGATTGGTTACACAAAAGCATTTGTGATCCGCAAATTTGTTGATATTCATACTTGCCGTTTGGAAAAGAGAATGGGCAGTCAATGTCAAGCTAGTTCAACCGTCATtgcaaatattataaaacataagttCATTGATGTGAAGACGATTTATACACCAAATGACATTAGGCGAGACATGAAAAATGACTACAGTGTTGATATGGACTATTGGAGAGCTTGGAGATGTAGAGGAAAAGCTATTGATCTAATAAGAGGAACACCAAAAGAATCATTTGCGCAACTTCCAAGTTATTTACACATGGTAAAAACAACAAACCCCGGATcctatgtaaaattaaaaactgaTGAAGATTCTGCTTTTCTATATGCATTCATGGCACTCAATGCATCAATAAAAGGATGGAAACATTGCATGCCTATTGTTGTAGTGGATGGAACATTCTTAAAAGGTCCATATGGTGGAACACTACTTGCGGCTTCGACCCATGATTCAGCTggtaagattttaaattttttgattatgaAACATTCATAAATACAGTTTACAACAGTTGCAGATAAAGTAAAAAACTATTGCAAACCGTTtcatataagtttttttttatttttaatagtctTTAATACAGTTTACAACTGTATCACCTATAGTATAAAACCGTTGCAAACCGTTTCAATTATATATTCTTTCAAcatatttatgattattttgtattttataaagttaatatattaattaattttatattgtatACAGGAAAAATTTTCCCTCTTGCCTATGCAGTGACAGACTCTGAGAATAACAATTCATGGAATTGGTTTTTTGAAAGTATGATGGAAGTTTACGGTGTGAGAGAAGGAATGTGCATAATTTCAGACCGACATGAAAGCATAAAAAATGCAATAACAGATGTGTATGGTGAAGAAGTTAAACATGGGGTATGTATTTTCCATTTGCTTAACAATTTGAAGGTAAAATTTAGAAGAAAGCAAAAGGAAATAAAGGACATATTTCTAGCTGCTGCTAAGGCCTACACAGAAACAGAATTTAACTACCAAATTGCAGAAATGGATGCTTTGGACAGCCGAGTAAAACCATATCTTGAAGATGTGGGATATGAAAAATGGGCATTATCAAAATCAGTCCATAATAGATTCAATATCATGACATCAAACACAGCTGAATCATTGAATGCCGCCATCAACAAAGCAAGAGAGCTACCTGTCTCAATGTTATTTGAATACTTGAGAAGCTTAACTCAGAGATGGAGTTATAAAAACAGACATTTGGCAAGATGTACAATTACAACACTGATGCCTAAACATGAAGAAAGTTTGAGGGAGAGCTTCATAAACTGCATTAAACTAGAGGTTAGTTATTACCagttataaacgttgcaaacaGTTTCTAACCTTATCAAACGGATTTTATAACAATTTCTattacagtttcaaacagtgtaaattataatttttttacttttctttgtAGGTGGAGCAAACAAGTGATGAAATATTCAAAGTTAGTAATggtgacaaaacaaacacagtCAATATTATGGAAAGAACTTGTACATGCAAAAGGTTTCAATTGGATATGATACCGTGCATACATGCTTTAGCTGTTTTTAATGACAGGCATCAGGATCCTTATGAATACTGCTCAAAGTATTACACAAAGAACGAAATGCTAGCTGCTTATGAAGACATAGTCTATCCAATTGCAAACGAAGAATCATGGGATATtccaatagaaataaaaaatcaagTTGTTCTAACACCAAAGGGAAAGGTTAAAGCAGGTAGACCAAGAAAACAAAGGATCAAAGGACCAAATGAAAAGTCAAACAAAAACAGATGTGGAAGATGTGAAAAATATGGTCATAATAAGAAGACATGTAGAAATCCTCCAAAAAATTGATACAAttcttgtttgtattttttaatatttttgaacagttttaaataatttttttcttattgaattcATTGTAAGACAATTTACATAATAGCATTGAAAAAAGTTACAATCCgtctctttatataaaataatttttagatcAGTTGCAAACTGTATATAACAgtatataaaacagtttcaaatcatttcaaaaacatataagactttatggaacaaatcaaaatgaaaaatcttTATAAACTATTATATACAGTTTGCAATAGTATATAAGTcagtttaaaatgaaatataaatgtttatataACAGTTGCATAAAGCACCTACTGTTTTTTCAAATCACACCAACTAGCTTATGCTTTAAAGCACCTACTGTTTTTTCAAAGATATATCTGCCCCAAGGAAATTCATCAAATCTCTCACAGTCAATCAAATGTACAAGCTTCATCTCAACTCTAGTTTCAGAATGAGTAGATAATAGAAGACACTGAATCAAATATATCTTAGCAAACTTCACAGCGTCCTCATTATCATTTTCCCAACAACGAGACATAAACTTTTTCTCAATAACTTTTCTACTAACCTTAGATTCATCtttgaaatatttatcacaaaaaCTACTAGAATGGCAGAATTCAGAATAATCAGATTCATCCCCGAAACAACGCAATCCAGTAAGAATAACAAACTCATACATACTAAATCTCATTTTCCTACTACAAATATCAAACCACAACTCTTTATCATCTGAAAAATAAACCTCCCTTAACATCAAAGAATGTATCAACTGATGTTGCATAAGAGCgctatcaaaatcaaaaaaaataccaaaGCAACTATCCTTAAGCTTGACAAACTGATCCTTCGATAGAATTCTCCTAATATTTGCACAAACAGAAAATGAATATGGAACATTGACTTTTCCAAAAAAGTGCTTCCTTGGATCAACCACAAAGTCAAAATTCTGAAAATTAACAACAAAgcataattaaaaaacaatatacattataataaataac is part of the Mercurialis annua linkage group LG3, ddMerAnnu1.2, whole genome shotgun sequence genome and encodes:
- the LOC126674073 gene encoding probable trehalose-phosphate phosphatase C isoform X1 translates to MDKLMKTTMMTNVTMFKINIAKFNQAMGFQRLPSNKQKMQNVNRSKNVRASSLSGISPVDVNYNSWMEEHPSALGSFDQMMRAAKGKKIAIFLDYDGTLSPIVDNPDHAFMSDEMRAAVREVSKYFPTAIISGRSRDKVKEFVKLSNVYYAGSHGMDIMAPPRPVKSCDGKCHAVSTDKKGNEVRFQPAHKYLPAMQKILTELKEKVIKIQGARVEDNRFCVSVHYRLVREEDYELLEEKVKSVLGNYPDFHLNWGKKVMEIRPSIEWDKGHALEYLLDTLGLSNSNDVLPVYIGDDRTDEDAFKVIRKRGEGYPIIVTSSPKDTKASYSLNDPSEVLTFLLRLARWRKSSSSSRSLAQIWGVGN
- the LOC126674073 gene encoding probable trehalose-phosphate phosphatase C isoform X2, with product MFKINIAKFNQAMGFQRLPSNKQKMQNVNRSKNVRASSLSGISPVDVNYNSWMEEHPSALGSFDQMMRAAKGKKIAIFLDYDGTLSPIVDNPDHAFMSDEMRAAVREVSKYFPTAIISGRSRDKVKEFVKLSNVYYAGSHGMDIMAPPRPVKSCDGKCHAVSTDKKGNEVRFQPAHKYLPAMQKILTELKEKVIKIQGARVEDNRFCVSVHYRLVREEDYELLEEKVKSVLGNYPDFHLNWGKKVMEIRPSIEWDKGHALEYLLDTLGLSNSNDVLPVYIGDDRTDEDAFKVIRKRGEGYPIIVTSSPKDTKASYSLNDPSEVLTFLLRLARWRKSSSSSRSLAQIWGVGN
- the LOC126674635 gene encoding uncharacterized protein LOC126674635 produces the protein MEDLQILLQYDGSWEDNSSYSNYRVSGIILPKNCNFTNLVDIISTEMKIQLKQNKLVIKYKISDDCPPISIEDDAGLTFYKELKRKDNDITKYRICVTLEKKRKRVYSSETSNATVNQDNMELVLQNNMLSMEGESSALRETSENSMNMIEYANLLSDIGETYLEEDFQEFVQGSRDIEIGKKYRDKNSLKSEISLYALSKHFQFKVIRSCTRQYRLKCVDEECQWNLYASKIGYTKAFVIRKFVDIHTCRLEKRMGSQCQASSTVIANIIKHKFIDVKTIYTPNDIRRDMKNDYSVDMDYWRAWRCRGKAIDLIRGTPKESFAQLPSYLHMVKTTNPGSYVKLKTDEDSAFLYAFMALNASIKGWKHCMPIVVVDGTFLKGPYGGTLLAASTHDSAGKIFPLAYAVTDSENNNSWNWFFESMMEVYGVREGMCIISDRHESIKNAITDVYGEEVKHGVCIFHLLNNLKVKFRRKQKEIKDIFLAAAKAYTETEFNYQIAEMDALDSRVKPYLEDVGYEKWALSKSVHNRFNIMTSNTAESLNAAINKARELPVSMLFEYLRSLTQRWSYKNRHLARCTITTLMPKHEESLRESFINCIKLEVEQTSDEIFKVSNGDKTNTVNIMERTCTCKRFQLDMIPCIHALAVFNDRHQDPYEYCSKYYTKNEMLAAYEDIVYPIANEESWDIPIEIKNQVVLTPKGKVKAGRPRKQRIKGPNEKSNKNRCGRCEKYGHNKKTCRNPPKN
- the LOC130015302 gene encoding uncharacterized protein LOC130015302, whose product is MVNTRSDDDIDKSLNEIAAHAKKPQTPVVKPVSKEKQKRTLKSPCKKAGVKSPVKKKQKINVQSASASVKKVKNVTGKKNVKVVSEESDNEPYSDTEKNVRHRRPNRRRLFAHKDVPSSNNKNFDFVVDPRKHFFGKVNVPYSFSVCANIRRILSKDQFVKLKDSCFGIFFDFDSALMQHQLIHSLMLREVYFSDDKELWFDICSRKMRFSMYEFVILTGLRCFGDESDYSEFCHSSSFCDKYFKDESKVSRKVIEKKFMSRCWENDNEDAVKFAKIYLIQCLLLSTHSETRVEMKLVHLIDCERFDEFPWGRYIFEKTVGALKHKLVGVI